The following coding sequences lie in one Takifugu flavidus isolate HTHZ2018 chromosome 4, ASM371156v2, whole genome shotgun sequence genomic window:
- the LOC130525002 gene encoding amphoterin-induced protein 1-like yields the protein MMEDSLWFSRRAIQAAFGSRSSAVWLLLPLLLSGARTQFMGGPLDCRKTCVCASNIISCSKGNLTNVPTALPRHTAVLDLSFNSITRLRAEWTPVRLGRLRSLLLSNNGLTFLSSEAFVHVTGLRHLDLSSNGLRQLDEYIFEPLEHLEVLLLYKNNISQIDRSAFSGLFSLQKLYLSQNQISRFPVELVKERSRLETLRLLDVSGNRIKNLLLQELQALPAWIKNGLYFHNNPLPCSCDLYDMVARWQLKDLSSVTDFTLSHTCVLPGPQKRKTAILDLSRAHLNCSEVRSMDEVAYLEQFLVLDCDTRQKDMVKSWTLPGDVPLSPEHKHALMRRDGGLQIGPMKAEDSGVYTCYATSDSFNETLYTTVAVFNSTMSGGLENLKTAYTTLAGCVISIVMVLIYLYLTPCQCACCPGEGPDKSDAGDSLRSSTVSITHEEGGQQQTEGGAFPYKLETRDQLEQNGRLNPIIEKEEEWRGDNRGRKDSETGSVSSVCSDTPMMV from the coding sequence ATGATGGAGGATTCCCTCTGGTTTTCCCGCCGCGCCATCCAGGCAGCATTTGGGAGCAGGAGCTCCGCCGTTTGGCTCCTCTTGCCTCTATTACTCTCGGGTGCGAGGACCCAGTTCATGGGCGGCCCCCTGGACTGCCGCAAGACCTGTGTCTGCGCCAGCAACATCATCAGCTGCTCCAAGGGGAATCTCACCAACGTTCCGACGGCTCTTCCGCGGCACACGGCCGTCCTGGATCTCAGCTTCAACAGCATCACCAGGCTCCGTGCTGAGTGGACGCCCGTCCGGCTCGGCAGGCTGCGCAGCCTGCTGCTCAGCAACAACGGcctcaccttcctctcctccgaAGCATTCGTGCACGTGACGGGTCTCCGGCACCTGGACCTCTCCTCCAACGGCCTCCGCCAGCTGGACGAGTACATCTTTGAGCCGCTGGAGCAcctggaggtgctgctgctaTACAAGAACAACATCTCTCAGATTGACCGCTCCGCTTTTTCGGGCCTCTTCAGCCTGCAGAAGCTCTACCTGAGCCAGAACCAGATCTCGCGCTTCCCCGTTGAGCTGGTGAAGGAGCGGAGTCGGCTGGAAACCCTCAGACTCCTGGATGTGTCCGGGAACAGGATCAaaaacctgctcctccaggagctccaggctcTTCCTGCCTGGATCAAGAATGGCCTCTACTTCCACAACAACCCTCTGCCCTGCAGCTGCGATCTCTACGACATGGTGGCCCGCTGGCAGCTCAAAGACCTCAGTTCCGTTACCGACTTCACACTCAGCCACACGTGCGTGCTCCCAGGCCCGCAGAAGCGCAAAACGGCCATTCTGGATCTGAGCAGGGCCCATCTGAACTGCAGTGAGGTCCGAAGCATGGATGAAGTGGCTTATCTGGAGCAGTTCCTGGTCCTGGACTGTGACACCAGACAGAAGGACATGGTGAAGAGCTGGACGCTGCCTGGTGACGTCCCCCTGTCCCCAGAACACAAGCACGCGCTGATGCGCCGCGACGGGGGCCTGCAGATCGGGCCCATGAAAGCAGAGGACTCGGGCGTCTACACCTGCTACGCCACCAGCGACTCCTTTAACGAGACGCTGTACACCACCGTGGCCGTCTTTAACTCCACCATGAGCGGCGGGCTGGAGAACCTGAAGACGGCCTACACCACCCTGGCggggtgtgtgatcagcatCGTGATGGTCCTGATCTACCTCTACCTCACGCCGTGCCAGTGCGCCTGCTGTCCGGGGGAAGGTCCGGACAAGAGCGACGCCGGGGACAGCCTCCGCTCTTCCACCGTCAGCATCACGCACGAGGAGGGGGGGCAACAGCAAACGGAAGGTGGAGCCTTTCCCTACAAACTGGAGACCAGGGACCAGCTGGAGCAGAACGGCCGCTTGAATCCCATCATcgagaaagaggaagagtggCGGGGGGacaacagagggaggaaggactCCGAGACGGGATCTGTCAGCTCTGTGTGCTCCGACACCCCCATGATGGTGTGA
- the LOC130525005 gene encoding G-protein coupled receptor 61-like: MEPMWNSSHPPPELSSNTSASPLSEGWALSQVLALVAMLLMDLLAVVGNVAVMAVIAKAPQLHKFAFVFHLCVVDLLAALVLMPLGMLSGRAFFGEALCRSYLFLSVCLVSAAILSISVINVERYYYIIHPMRYEVKMTVGLVASVLVGVWVKALAMSALPLLAWFLQSGRTSLLGSGGIGGDGAAVLYPPPQGNRRCSLHWTGGGLNRLAFIVLFTLVYFLCPLLVILVVYCNMFKVARVAAMHHGPLPTWMDTPRRQRSESLSSRSTMVTSSGTGTGTGTGRVTPQRPFGGGKAAAVLVAVGGQFLCCWLPYFTFHLYSALAAAPPAKFASTEEVVTWIGYFCFTSNPFFYGCLNRQIREELGKHLPCLFRRAGGEMEDRLPSREGSIEENFLQFLQGTGCNLDPQNSHSTSSPKMGACCPVAQSQLSESAQPIPTDFRIPGQIGEETSEFTENEQVKNNHIYTDN, translated from the coding sequence ATGGAACCGATGTGGAACtcctcccacccaccccctgAGCTCAGTTCCAATACATCCGCCTCCCCTCTGTCTGAGGGTTGGGCCCTGTCCCAGGTGCTAGCCCTGGTGGCTATGCTACTCATGGATCTGCTGGCCGTGGTTGGTAACGTGGCCGTCATGGCGGTCATCGCCAAGGCCCCACAGCTCCACAAGTTTGCCTTTGTCTTCCACCTGTGTGTGGTGGACCTGCTGGCAGCCCTGGTGCTGATGCCCCTCGGCATGCTCTCGGGGCGAGCCTTCTTCGGGGAAGCCCTCTGCCGGAGCTACCTCTTTCTCAGCGTGTGCCTGGTTAGCGCGGCCATCCTCTCTATCTCCGTCATCAATGTGGAGCGTTACTACTACATCATTCACCCGATGCGCTACGAAGTAAAGATGACTGTGGGCCTGGTGGCATCGGTGTTGGTGGGGGTGTGGGTCAAAGCTCTGGCCATGTCTGCTCTGCCGCTGCTGGCTTGGTTCCTGCAAAGTGGGAGAACTTCTCTTCTCGGGAGCGGTGGCATCGGGGGAGACGGGGCGGCGGTCCTGTATCCCCCTCCTCAGGGTAACAGGCGCTGCTCGCTGCACTGGACAGGGGGAGGGTTGAACCGTTTGGCCTTCATTGTTCTGTTTACTCTGGTTTATTTCCTGTGTCCTCTCCTGGTGATTCTTGTTGTGTATTGCAATATGTTCAAAGTGGCTCGTGTGGCCGCCATGCACCACGGGCCTCTGCCCACCTGGATGGACACGCCCCGTCGACAAAGGTCAGAGTCGCTCAGCAGTCGCTCCACGATGGTCACCAGCtctgggacagggacagggaccgGGACAGGCAGGGTTACTCCACAGCGCCCTTTCGGGGGAGGAAAAGCTGCCGCGGTGTTGGTGGCGGTAGGTGGGCAGTTTCTTTGCTGCTGGCTACCTTACTTTACATTCCACCTGTATTCTGCACTGGCCGCCGCTCCACCCGCCAAGTTCGCATCTACGGAGGAAGTGGTCACCTGGATCGGCTACTTCTGCTTCACTTCCAATCCCTTCTTCTATGGCTGCCTCAACAGACAGATCCGGGAGGAGCTGGGGAAGCATCTGCCTTGTCTGTTTCGGAGAGCAGGGGGTGAGATGGAGGACCGACTGCCCAGTCGCGAAGGATCCATCGAGGAGAACTTCCTTCAGTTTCTTCAGGGCACTGGCTGTAATCTGGACCCGCAGAACTCTCACAGCACCTCCAGCCCTAAAATGGGGGCCTGCTGTCCTGTGGCTCAGTCCCAACTCTCCGAATCTGCACAACCCATTCCCACCGATTTCCGTATTCCCGGACAAATCGGAGAGGAGACCTCAGAGTTTACCGAGAACGAGCAGGTGAAAAATAACCATATATACACAGACAATTGA